cgcACGTCTGTTGAGTTGTGTGTGGACTTTTTATATACAATGAACATAATCTAAATATAAAACCTACACTGTTATCAAAGGTTGACCTTTGTGCTCCATCTTTCTACCTTTACCTTTCTAAACGATAACAATGGCAGTCGTCGACAGTGATTTACTACAGTGAGAAAAGCAAAAGCATGGGGATTACCTTAATACCAACCTTTATCGCGTTCATCGTTTTATTACTGTACAGTGATTGCGTGCACAGAAGACAAAGGTGACATTTTAATCTATTATGAAAATTCAAGGAGCGCACAATGATCAGGTTTATCGTTTACTGGTGAAACACTTCTTGAGTGATTCATTGAATCATCGTTAAATGTCGGTCAAAATGCCAGCAGGCGGTtgtaaatcattttcatttacttGAGTCACTTTAAATGTGCGCTGTCTGTCTGGATATTAGTGTCAACATAAACTTGAATGCATTTGTCATCTTTCCTTTCAAGTAATTTTTAGTGTTACAAAATCAATATGCTTATGAGTAAATATTTCTGCTGTGCTGTTTTAATTTCCTTCACAGATTACGATCACCTCaatacaaatgtaaacaaagcaatgcAGCTGTTTGCTTTAATAAAGTTGCAAATGGAGAATTTAACTGGTTGTATGATGTGGCAAGCTTTAAATAAAGTCATGGTCAAATCAATGCAAAGTTGTTTCAATTCTTTCTGTGTGTTGCGTTTATAATCACGTGTAAACAAGCAATCTGGCTGCACTCCAATGTCTCACATTGGACgtagtgtctttttttcccctcacctCTTCACTTCTTACCGTTTCCTCCTATTGATCCTAAGGATCTTTGGCACAACACGATCCCCCGAGTGATGAACGAGGGAGTTATTTTATCGCAGTTTGGGCCGATTCGCATTTTCGGGCAAAGCATCAATCCTGCAGGGGGAGAGGCAAAGAAAAGAAGCGCACACATTAGCATCACCCTCGCTGCGCAGTGTAAACATTGGAGGCGGGTTAAAACACGCAAACTAACAACAGTGCAACTCGGGGAATGCAAGTTGATAAACAGTAGTGGGGAAGTAGCCAAAATATCCAAACTCTATGATTCACCCCGGTTGAATCATTTAATCTAGCCCGATAGCAGAGCTGCTTTATCTCCGTCTAGGGAGGAAAGGGTCTGCATCATGCTAACAACGTTAGCCGTCGCCCAAACATCGGTATAAAACATATGCAAGCTAAACTTAAAATGATGACGCTAGCTTTTCCCCCACTCAAAGTAACATATTTGGACATAAAATATGTTTACTTGGGCGTGGAGAGCGCAGAAGACGGATGCGGCCTGTCACGCCTTCTTCTTCGAGCCGAGCTAGCTATTAGCTACAAGCTAGCAGCTAGCGCTGGCTTCCATTGCTGCGTGCGGTTTCCAGTGTTTAGCCGGAGCCATTTTCAGCAACGCCGAGCCAAATAGCTAAAGCGAGTCCGGCCGCCCGCTCGCCTGTCTCCCACCGCACGAATAACAATCACCGACGGATAACGCCGTAGTCCTTCCGCATCCCACTTGAGCCTCGACGGGGAGCACGGAAGGGGCTTAGTGACACTATTAGccggaaaaaaatgttgcaatggTGGTGGGCGCTAATTATTtttggggttaaaaaaaagtgagtgaCGTGTGCTCCCCAAACATCGGTCCTTTCCGGCCCTTCTAATGTTTCCGGGTAGAGCCAGCGAGGCTCGATGATGAACTCTTGGCTCTTTTCCCGACATACTCGGAAGACGctgcttttttcttcttctttttttttttacagcattcTTACACAAATTACTTGCGCACTCCAGTAATTGCAAGGCAACTCTGTGTGTACAAAACACTCCCttctctgatttaaaaaagaaaaaatgtagTTGCCCCCATCCCCAATTCAAGTTAGTTTAAAAATTATATCTCTTAAAAGGGTGagttcataataataaaaaactcACCTTGTTGCACATGCACAGCTTTTTAGAACTCCATTAAATCTTCTCTGTCTGCAACATGTGATGGTTGAAATGGAATTGGGCCTGATTTAACAAATGccatcataataataaagcaCATTTCCCAAGTATTAGAAAGATTCACATGGCTCTCCATTTGccacaaaataattattgtaTCATTTCCCTGGCTGCCTATTATTATTCAGTGGTTGTAATCACACAGATGTGAATCATCCCAGTTCTTTGTCGCTTTGAATCTTAAGAGTATTCATCATGTCTGAGTTGGGAGGATAATCATCAGGACGGAGCGAGTCTATGTAATCCAATGGAGCTCTAATTTCATAGTCATGAATGTATCCTCGAAAGATTCATTATGCACGGCTGTCTCGTCGGCCTTGTCTTGAAATGAACAAACGAGGTGCAAAAGAAATTTTTGTTCAGCACGGTCCATAACATAATATTAGATGATTTTTGTGCCGACCAAAAAGCAATCTTCCATTTCAACTCCCAAAATGACTCAGTGCAATAAATGCAGTTATAGGAGGAGACCTTTTGAATATAAACTCAATTGCCTCGGCAAGAGCGCGACATAACTTTGTGCGGGCGAGACAGTTGTTTGAGGACTCTTTctacttttcatttcatgtatCGCAAGTGGAGCAAGCTATCGACTCCCACTGGTGCTGGATAACCCAGCTACAATTTGGTCCACTCTGTATCGCTTTTATTATGTTGACCTGGGTTCACGCCTTTGTCaaatatgtcttttttttttgcttatcaTTACAATATACAATGTGGAATATAAATGCATGACTTTAAAGAACATTTCATCGCAAAACTTCCcactcaaaaaaataaataaaagaccaATAAATGTTTCCCATCAACTTTATTATACAAATTCCCCGTAAGTCATTGTCGTATCCAACGGGATCAATGCATTGAAGAATAACAAAaaaggggagggaaaaaaaggttgtttgaaagtttgaatcatgtaaataaattcatttttaggCTACTGGACACCATTATTGTCCTTACAATTGTCATTTACTTTTggcaatgcttttttttttttgacatttcaagTGGCCATTATGCTTCCTCGGTCGAAATGAATTCATAATGGTTCAAAACTCACACCATGTTCATTCATTTCTCGctctccccaaaaaaaaaaaagtcccttaCATTCCTGTGTATTGTTACTTAGCTCTCAGCGGTGAAAAGGTTATACCATCGTGTACTGTTGTAGCCGTGACAAGAAGCAAGACTGCAAACGTTATGAGTTTGGCACTACACAATTCATTAAATACTAACACAGAATTTGCGTTTTAATTCTCAAATTAATGAAGATATCACTCAAAATTGTTTTCTGATTGTACTAGCTATACAAAATACGTTACTTGCACAAATTAGGTTAACCATTTAGAAAAGTGTGAGAACATGAGTTTGGATGGATATGGCTTGTGAGAGTATACAGACTTTGCTACAAACCTTTTGTGGCTCtattcaaatttaaaatcgaaaaaaaaaaagtatctctCTATAATAGACCCTTTACATGTCAGTACACAAAGCTTTGTCTTACCTTTAGTTGCGTCGCTGGTATTCGCTAATTTAATAAAACctaaacaaattcaaaacaaaaagaacattgaaaatgtgacatGAACAATGACGAAATGAAGAGAAGGAAAAGACGCTAGAGATGCTAAGATGCTAACAGAGGCGAAATTGTTCATAGCAGGCCATCATGCTAACCACAAGACTGGTATTGTGTTTTGCGGAGTTTAAGTGCTTCCCATACCTGCGACGTGAGACTGTTGGTATTAAGATGCGGATTACTTTGGGTAGGACTCGGTGCCAAATTCACAGCCCGCCACTAATTGGTAGCCATTAGCGTGGTTAGCAAGCCCGTGTGCACTGACAATCGGGACAAATTTCAGCACttattaaaatttaaaagttGTTGTTAATTTGTTAACTGGTCAATTTAATCCATTTATAGTTGCACTTCTACATCTTATTACATTAGCGAATACAGAGTGGGAGTGACGTAAAGGGTCCATTTCCCTGAAATATTCACTGATGTTTTCCCACCAGACCTTctctgacaaaaacatttcaaaaaaacataatGGAATGGAATCACAGGTTTTAAATAACGAGAATCAAACAAGGGATCTTTGCTTGTCTGGTGGCATCCCGTCCTATCCCAACTTTCTTTACAACAATCTTTTTAGAACTTCGGTGTCAACCCAAGCAGTCATATGAGATCAAGACGCCATAAGGCCGATGTCTAGGCACAGTACGTACAGCTAGAAACAAGAAAATGACCGTAGAGTCCAGACATACTAGAAATGCTTCTTCGAAGAATGGAATCAGGCATGCATCAAGGAACCACATGTATGAAACGCAATAGAACCTAATGAGAATGCTAAAAGTTAtccaaaaacaataaacactAAAACCCCACCAAGTAAATGAACATCACACTATAAGATAATCGTTGATAATAACCATAACAATTATAATAATCATCAATAAGAACACTCCATCATATTGAGAACAACTACATTTAGCAATGCGTATAGGAAGATTGTTCAAAtgaaatctttgtcctttcgTAGAGAAAAGCCGGCGGTTGAATTCCCTTTGTCGTTAaaaactgcagaaaaaaaaaaaacttccgcAAAATCTGAGGGGCCGGCTAGTCTATTTGTGCAAATTTCAGTCTCTTGTGTTGACTCTTTCAAACTGTGCTCCGATTGCTCGTCTATCTTTTTTCTACAAGAATATACTCATTACGCAATGACAATATCAACACAAAATCAAGAGCATCTCATATGGACCACAGATATCACATACTACAGAGTGTAAGGAGAGGGTAGCCCTTAGTATTGATAAGCGTTGTTATTGATGTTTATTGGGGTTGTCTTCAATGGGTTTTAACCCCCCTACTGGCTGCAGCGTGTTATGACACAGCGAGGTCTTTGCGCGGGAGGATGTTTGGAAAGGGTTTCCTGGCCATCCCAAAGTCTCCTCGCCTGTACAGAATATCGCTCGCATGTTTGGAACTGGCGAAACGCATTACAGTGGTGATTGTCTGACCAGCTTCCTCTGTGGTAGTTTTCTTTGAATCCCCATGAAATGGCTTTGAAGGACATGTTGGGTACGTGCAACCTCTGCGACATGACTGTCTATTCATTTGTGCTCTGTTTAAATcgatacaaaaacaaaggaaaaacatCTTCGGTTACATTAAAGCAAGTTGACGATTCTTATGTACAGTGtctataaaaagtctacacacccctgttcaaatgcaacattttgtgatttaaaaacaaatgagggcaagatgaatctttttttaaaaggaaagaatgaagaaaaagcCCACCGGAATATCGGAACTTAATTTGGAGTTAATCGGAGGCACTTTAAAAATTGCCGGGTTAGTGTtgactcttatttattatgagcTTTAATGTGATTGTTCAATTCGGACCACAGCCACATCCCCAATTCTGagggtgtgcagacttttgcaaccacattatctcagttgtttatttttattacccCTCTCAGGTCATATTGATGGTGGAAGaagtttgaaatgatttatcttgctctcatttttatgtattacaaaaaacaagcatttgaacaggggtgtgtagacttttaatACCCACTGTAATCATGGCTCTTGATTATTTGGTAGcccatttgtttttgcagtcaGGTCCTGATTTTAAACAATGGGACGCTGTCATCTTCTGATATCGTCTTTGACACTTGTGGCAGCGCAAAGCGACGTCCGGTGAGACTTCCTCCTCGAAACTAAGGTCACACGGCAAACTAAGCCAGCTGGGCATCAGACTGGTCCGTGTCCGTGTCGGTCCACAGTTTGAATGCCTTTGTCGTCCCCAGATGCTCCGTTGTGCCAGAAAGGCAGAAAAATGTCACTCTTGCTGACGGGACCCAACGCAAGTCAGTTTCTCCTTGTGACTGCGAGGTCAGAACTATGTCTTGATGCTCACCCACGAGAATCGTCTTGGTAATAAATCATTGTAGGCGAGAGCTGGCCAAGCGGGTAGTCGGCTCCGTTCTTTAATAAAATTCACTGTCCCACATGGTCTTCTTCTCTTTATCAGTCctttgatttgtgtgtgtgtgtgtgtgtgtgtgtgtgtgtgtgtgtgtgtatgtatatatatatatatatatatatatatatatatatatatatacgtatatatatagtatatatatcaTGTATAAtgttatgtatatatttatatacgtGTAAAACTAATATGGCTCCTGAGTGCTTTTTAAAACGGTCTACTGTACATGTCCTGTGTTCTTCCATCCTACCACTCTGTGCAAGTAATGGCACTGCTGTGTATATGGCAAAGATGGCAAATTCACTTAGAAAATATGGCTGATGTATGCTATCACACAACTGGAGCGCGCCTAACGTCTTAAGAAGTGGTCGTATTCAAGCTGTTTGACTATAACACTAATGAGGATAGCCTAAATACGCTACTCTCAAAAAGGGAGggatatttgtctttttcgGGTGGAATTTCAGGATGAACATAAAATGAGCGGTTAGCCTCAACAGGGTAACTTAATACCACCGGAAattgtatcattttgttttgggatCTGAACAAGCATCGTTAAGATGTTTTTGCTCAAAGACTCCTAAGCAAACACAATAttagttatatatatatatatgttaggatcctgaactcgctccccctttcagcgtagcgtcctgttcttgctgtatgctcactggctcggttttgcccctcatattcaatgggttattggtctgtttttattcatcgctcattttattttatttattatttattatttatggtttgtgccttcttgtttttgttttgtgtcgcctacttgtatgtctcgtcaccgtgggatggaggaaacggaatttcggtttctttgtgtgtcttgacatatgaagggattgacaataaagctgactttgacttgactttgactttgatttgtcTTTTGTAGTTTTTCTCATGGCATCTGGgtgcaaagaaaaagatgtGAGTTGAGTAACTTCATTGTGATAAAAGCCAtcctttgctgccatcttgccGCATTTACATCCATTTGCAATCCCTTTAAAGGAAGCAATGaggaaatgtacaaaaattacaaatgctGTTGTGGTTTAGCTAATTCTTTAGGGAACAGTAAAAACTGCAAAAAGTTGGAGTTTGAATTAAGTCCACTGTTATAACATTTCCTCAACAGTCACCCCAAATTCCGAACTTTTTGGGAGTAGCGTATGTTATACTCTAAGAATATTCTCTATTTCTGGCAGCTGTGAATCTCTAGGTTAAATGCAGACGGGTGCTCTGGTCCCGCGGCGAGGGTTGGGCGCTCTGGTCCAGCGGCGAGGGTTGAGCGCTCGCTACGTTAGGCACAATGCCCACTCAGACTGTCACCTCATTTTTGCTCCCTGTCCTGATCCCCTGACTGCCGCCGCCCCCGCCGCCCCCGCTCCCCCCGGACCCGCTGCCAGGGCCGGGGCCTCCGCCACCCGGGATGAAATGCAGCTGCTCAATGGTGTTCTGTCGTTTGCTCGCGAAAGCCATCCTGCGGGCGTTGTGGCCCCCTAGTGTTCCCGTTCCCATGACAACGCCCGCCCCAGGCGCCTCCCCCGCCCAGCCCATGCCCCCGCTGATGTGGCCAGTCATGCCCGGGTTCCTCTCCTGCTCTCTGCCGGACGTCGGGTGAGAGTTCATCTTGATCATGTGGTGTCGGTCCAGGGAGGGGGTGGCGCACACGTTCTGCTGGGACTGGGCCTTCTGCTGGCGGGGCAGGGTGGGGACACCCCCTCCCGGGTGAGCGTACGGCTCCATGACCCCCATCCCGCCCATTCTCTCCTCCAAATGGTCTGGGGACATGAGCAGCCGGTCCTGTCTCTCGTGTCTCTCGTGTCTCTCCTGCCTGTCTTGCCTGTCTTGCCTGTCCTGCCTGTCCTGCCTGTCTTGTCTGTCCTGCCTGTCTTGCCTGTCTTGCCTGTCCTGCCTGTCCTGCCTGTCCTGCGTCTTGCGAGTGAGGGTCTGTGTGTTGGAGTTCTTACCGGAGGCAGCCATGGCTTTGTAGTACTGGTGCTGCTGGTTCTTGGAAAGACGGGACAGAGTTCCCGTGTTGCCGGGGACGTCGCCCATGTTGAGCAGCTGGTCAGTGGACTTGACCTTCCTGGGTTTGGAGAGGGTGTCGTAGTTGGGGTTGTACTGGGGCTCCGGGGGGGGGTCCAAGGGGTAAGGGTTGGGAGTGGGGGAGGCGGGCATGCCGGACGGCAGCGGGGGAATCCAAGGACGGGCCGCGTGCCTGGGCAGCGTTCCTCTCCCGCTAAGCGTGTAGTCCCCACCCCAGTGGAGGTGGTGCTGGGAGGACTGAAGGGCCGGCTGGGCGGTGTGCGGGCGCCGCTTGGTGGTGCAGTAACCAGATGAGTACTCATCCAAACCTTTTTCTGAAAGCCAAACGACATTTCTTAGTTGTTTATCGGCACAGGCATCTCTGACGGGTTATTAGAGCTTCGCCGATCGAGGGGGTCGGCGGAACGTTTGTCCTCGCATCTGGGGAGGGGGCAGCACTTACCGAGCCGTTTGAGCGAAGAGTATCGGTTGAGTTCGGGCTTGGTGGCGCTCTCGTAGGAGGGTGGCAGCTGAGCCAGGTTGTGCAGGGAGTGGTGGAAGGCAGGCTGGGATTTGgtgttgttgtgtttattgGACAGCAAGGTGCCCCCCGCCGCCAGCTGAGCGTTGTTCATCCGGGGGGTGCGTTCTGCGAGAAGCCATGGGTGGGTGTTAAATGAGATGTGCTCCTCCGGGTACAAGAAAAGAAcgtgatatttttttgttgtcaagtGATGCCGCACAATAAAATCATCTGGATCCAGACTATACAttcctttaaaaagaaattaggCTAGAAGCCGTCAGTTTCAAAAAGATTAACCCCCGGAATCAAGGATACGTTTATGAACGTGATGACTTTGATTGTATATTGTCAGTGTACATGTTGCTGCTGTCACGGAacggaaatggagcagggcgactaaatgcagcttggaccagggtttattgagggaaaagggagttggaagggaAGATGAGGGggaacagacagacagaaactGGCAATCTAATGTAACAAAACACCAACAGGACTGACTGACCGACAGTGATGGCAAACAGAAAAAGACCGGGACAAGACTACAGACAAGGCAAGAACAGAAAGACAGGAACGACGAGAGACAAGAAGtaatccgacagggagtgacacgcagacaggacttaaatacgagacaggtaacgagaggcaggtgactgatTACACTGATCGTGGGCatacacaggaggggaggggcacaGACGtggacagaaaccatgacaacatagACACATAGTAAGACgaccggggacgagtcgtgacagatggcggccgcgagtcCTGATTGCGCTGGGACGAGGTCTGGCAATGGCCGTGGGTCCGGCGTTGCTGGCACGAAGTCCGGCgacggccgcgggtccggcgacGCTGGGGTGGGGCCCGATGGCGGCCACGAGTCTGATGGCGCCAGGAggaactccgatggcggccgcgggtccggcgtcgctggagcgaagtccgatggcggccgcggagCCGATGGCGCTGGAACAAGCTCCGACGACGGAcgtggatcgggcgtcgcgggtgggagctggtggtggagggTGGTCCAGGTGCTGGTCACTGAAGTGTTTAACTTTTGTGACTACTGTGGTGCTTTTTGGGCCTTAACAATTTTTTTGCTCCCTTGCGGATCGTTCTTGTTTCTTGTCTCTTGTCTGTAGTCTTGTCTCGGTCTTTTTCTGTTTGCCATCCCTGTCGGTCAGTCAGTCCTGTTGGTGTTTTGTTAGGCTGTAATATTAGTTTGCCAGTTCCTGTCTGTTTCCCCTCATCTtcccttccaactcccttttccctcaataaaccctggtccaagctgcatttggtcaccctgctccattccgctCCGTGACAGAATAATCCGACAGGGactgacacgcagacaggacttaaatacgaaacaggtaacgagaggcagttGACTGTGATTACACTGATCGTGGgcagacacaggaggggaggggcgagtatACAGAGACgcggacagaaaccatgacaacatagACACATAGTAAGACAAGTCGTGACAGTTGCAAGCGCGGAACTCACCAATAGTCGCAGTGTGTTGGGGGCTGGAGCCTGACGTGTGGATAAAATTGTGCTGCAGGTTGCCCACTGTAATTAAAAGAACAGAATGGCTCATAATCAGCTCGcagcacttttaaaaaaaaaaattcaagcacACTCGACACCCTTTCAATATGTTTTTCAAGTGACTGTCTCATGAATAGCAAATTTTTAATAATTAGCGTTGCAAACCCTTgcttgttggaaaaaaaattgtgtagTTGTTTTTTACAATACTACACtggatttttaattaaaaagaaaacagtccATCTGCACACACATAGTTTGAGTATCTATCTTACAATTTAGTACTCCtgtaaaaaaaaggtcattaaaacaacaaagctaGTGTTGGCCTACGCTTTGTTAAAAAGCACCCATTCGCACATTCCAGACAATCAAGTCGTGGGTTTGCGCTATTTTTAAGCCCGACACCCTCACATCTGTTGTCCTTGCTCGGCACTCCTGGAGCGTAGAGGTTTTTCGGCGCTCTCCCCAGCGTCCCCTGGCCATCTCCCACGGTCAGGGCCACGCTGTTGTTTCTCTCGTCCTGCTGCACCGGACTGGACTGGTGCCGCAACATGTCGACCAAGGCTCTACGGTGGTCGgcgagagggggggggtcataaTAGAAATTAGTTTTCTGTTCTGAACACGATTACCTTTCCTGGATCGAGCAGGACATAAAATGTCGGCTATATGTATCGAAACAGTATTTTGTCAATATCGTCGGTTCGACACGGTGCAGCATATGAGCCGAAAGGCCCCGAGGAGTTTTGCGGCAGCCTCTCGCACTTTTCCAGCTGATGACTAAGAGAATGATTGTGAAGCCAGAATGATGAAtctgggccattcattgagtCCTGAAAACCTCATTTCTTCACATCATTCATACGCGGATGTGTGGGATTAGCCC
This DNA window, taken from Syngnathus acus chromosome 16, fSynAcu1.2, whole genome shotgun sequence, encodes the following:
- the LOC119135910 gene encoding protein shisa-6 encodes the protein MTPTANLRILALLFLLTHATGEDVIPSSAAFSTQPGPSIPQSNPRPAALRSRPRVPEKVPESPPEGVLEAPPKPMPQMMFPKNVTSSEALAPPLGAAQVAPRLIDVWMDVCQGYYDVMGHFDNSFNCTKDMFIYCCGTCHYRFCCPDRNQQLEQDSCKNYDSPAWAKTESNALVIEEDLGPDPDFDPLKQQSHNTGFVIGGVVVFMVAVAVGIKVVFNKVQHEAIQRDLNMPRALVDMLRHQSSPVQQDERNNSVALTVGDGQGTLGRAPKNLYAPGVPSKDNRLGNLQHNFIHTSGSSPQHTATIERTPRMNNAQLAAGGTLLSNKHNNTKSQPAFHHSLHNLAQLPPSYESATKPELNRYSSLKRLEKGLDEYSSGYCTTKRRPHTAQPALQSSQHHLHWGGDYTLSGRGTLPRHAARPWIPPLPSGMPASPTPNPYPLDPPPEPQYNPNYDTLSKPRKVKSTDQLLNMGDVPGNTGTLSRLSKNQQHQYYKAMAASGKNSNTQTLTRKTQDRQDRQDRQDRQDRQDRQDRQDRQDRQDRQDRQERHERHERQDRLLMSPDHLEERMGGMGVMEPYAHPGGGVPTLPRQQKAQSQQNVCATPSLDRHHMIKMNSHPTSGREQERNPGMTGHISGGMGWAGEAPGAGVVMGTGTLGGHNARRMAFASKRQNTIEQLHFIPGGGGPGPGSGSGGSGGGGGGGSQGIRTGSKNEVTV